AATGTAAAGGACGTCACCGAGCCGATCATCGAAGACCTGAAAAAACGCGGGGTGCTCTACCATGTCGAGGATTTCTCGCACCGCTACCCGGTCTGCTGGCGCTGCGACAGCGAGCTTATTTTCCGTCTCGTTGACGAGTGGTACATTTCAATGAACATGCTGCGCCATGAGATCGCGGATGTTACTCGGCAGGTCAAAAGCTGGATCCCGAAAGACGGCTTGGCGCGGGAACTCGACTGGCTCAAGAACATGAGCGACTGGTGCATATCTAAAAAGCGCTACTGGGGCCTGGCCCTGCCGATCTGGGAGTGCGCATGCGGCCATTTTACCGTGATCGGCTCGCGCGAAGAGCTTAAGGCAAAAACAGTACAGGGCTGGGATAAGTTCGACGGCAACTCGCCCCACCGGCCATGGATCGACGAGATCAAGATCAAGTGCGATAAATGCGGCGCCCTTATGTCCCGCATCCCGGACGTTGGTAATCCCTGGCTCGACGCCGGCATCGTGCCCTACTCGACCGTCCGGCCGCCGGACGACATGCACCGGCTCGAGAACGGCTATCCGTACGATAGAAAATACTGGCAGGAATGGTTCCCGGCCGACTTCATCACCGAGTGTTTTCCCGGTCAGTTCCGCAACTGGTTCTACGCGATCCTGACCATGTCCACGGTCCTTGAGAAAAAAGCTCCTTTCAAGTACCTGCTGGGTCACGCCCTGGTGCGCGACGAACAGGGTGAGGACATGCACAAGAGCAAGGGCAACGCGATCTGGTTTGAAGACGCAGCCGAACACATGGGCGCCGACTGCATGCGCTGGATGTTCGCCAAGCATAACCCGGTGATAAACTTGAATTTCGGTTTTGGACCGGCCGCCGAGATAAAGCGGATCCTGTTGACTTTATGGAACATATACTCGTTCTTTGTTACTTACGCGAATATCGACAAGTTCGATCCGACGGGCAAAAAGATCGACAATAAAAATCTGACCAAGCTGGACCGCTGGATCATTTCCCGCATTAATTCTCTGATCAAAACATGCGATGCCTATTACGAAACCTATGATGTCGCGTCCGTGGTCAAGGGATTAGAGACATCATTCGACGACCTGTCGAACTGGTATTTGCGCCGCAACCGCCGCCGTTTCTGGAAATCAGAAAATGACCGGGACAAAGAAACAGCGTATCTCGTGCTTTATGACTGCCTGGTCAAGTTGACCAAGCTGGTCTCGCCTATCATGCCTTTTTTTACCGAAGAGCTGTATCAGAACCTGGTCAAAAGCGCTGACGAAAAAGCGGCCCTCAGCGTACACCTTTGTGATTTTCCTGCGGTCGACGAATCCATGATCGATACGAAACTGGAGAACGAGATCACGCTGGCACGGACGATCGTTTCGCTGGGCCGGTCCGCTCGCAACAGCAAAATTATAAAGGTCAGGCAGCCCCTGGCCGAACTTATTATCAGCCTGCCCAAGGATGCGGCTGCGCTCGATGACGAGGACAAGACGGTCATACTTGAAGAGCTCAATATCAAAAAGATCAAAGAAATGGCGGAGAACATCATCGGTAAGTTCTCCCGTTACACGGTCGCGCCGAAGTTCGAAACGCTCGGCCCCAGGGTGGGTATGCTTATCAACCGCGTCGCAGCCTGGCTGAAATCCCTTTCTGACCAGGAGATCAATACCCTGTCGTCAACCGGTGTGCTCAAGAACACGTTCGAAGGCACGGAGGTCACGGTCTTGAAAGATGACGTTGAGCTGAAACTGACCGCGATCGAAGGTTGGGCGATCGCGAAGGAAGAAGATTGCGGCGTCTGCATCAACACGAATATTTCTGAAGACCTGGAAAACGAAGGGCTGATCAGGGAACTGATCCATAAGATCCAGCTCATGCGCAAGGCAGCAGATTTCAACCTGACCGACCGCATCAGGATCACTTATCAGACCGAAACAAAACTCGCTGAAGCGATCAATAAAAATTTGGATTACCTGAAAAACGAAACCCTGGCTCTTGAGGTCGTCAAGGCAGCCACTGCCGAAACCAAGGGCGAGATCAGCCAGTCGCTCAACATCAACAACCTGAAGATTCAAGTCGCGCTAAGCCGAGTGAAATAGTTTTTTTGTTTCTTAATTCCCTCTCCCTTTATTTAAAACTCCAATCTAATAGTATCCATCGGTATTTCCGGTTTCATATACTCCAATCTCAGGTCGATCAGCCCATTCACTCTTGATTTTTTACCCTCACTGCTGATCAAAAATGGAATGGCGCCAACGCCGATCTCACCCCAGTAAACGCTAAAACAGTATTCTCCGTCAGGCCACGGATAATAATAACCATAGTACATCCTGAATCCATAGATCTTAGTACCGGCTTCAATCATCCCGCTGTAAGTCCACACCACAGTATCGTTAAGACTAATCGTGTGATATAGATAGTAATCGCGCGTAAGTGTATCAGGGAACCAGATGGCAAAAACAATACTATACACTCTGCCCGACATCGAATCCCAGTCAACATCATAGATGTATACGTAGCCGGGCGGCAGCGGTTCAAAACCATCGGCCCCAATGTCGAATTGATTATTTCGCGGGTGATCGCTGCATACGATCATCATCATAAGAAAGAATAAAAACCACAGATACCGGCAATATGCATGCATCTTGCCTCCTATAAGGTTTTCTTTAATATTACATAGACCTTATCATCGCAATACCGGAGATCCAAAAAGGGCTTTTGGCTCAATTCCCGGCGCGAGCTTAGATGCTTGATTTCGAAATAGACCGTTGGGATCAGGAAAATAACCGCACTAACCACGCAGACATTACGCATATCGGCATAATAAACCACACGGTTCCAATCGTTAGTCGCCCCTCCGATCGTCGTCCGCATTCTATAACTGTCATAATATTTGTCGCTTTGCACATTACATGCTACCGCAGCAATGCCGAATCCCCCGCTGATCAACCCGCATAGGAATGTCTGGTTAGCATAACTTTTGCCCTTGTGAATGTGGTTTTCCGGTAAGCTGTCGCCAACCGGGGATGCAATTAGAAACCAAATTATAAGATAGTTCATGCCGCTCCTCCTTTGACATATACATAAAATGATACATTTTTCCTTTACAAAGTCAAGTTTGAAATATTACCGATGTCCATCGTGCTATCTGTCTTGACTAGTATTTAGATATCGTTATAATCTTGTTGCTTACTATGAACGTAATAATCCCGGTCGCGGGCGAGGGCGTGCGGCTCAAGCCGCATACCCATATGCTCCCGAAATCACTCCTGCATGTTGCGGGCAACACGATCCTCGGTCACATCCTGGAAAGTCTGAAACCGCTTAAGATTTCCAGGGTCGTGATCGTTCTGGGCTCAAAGGCCGATGAAATCACTTCTTTTTGCCGCAACTACCCCGTGAAATTCAAGTTCCAGTTCGTCACCCAGCACAAACGGCTGGGGCTCGGTCACGCGATCCACACCGGTGCCCGGGGTTTGAACGGACCGACCCTGGTCCTGCTCGGCGACACGATCATCGATCATAACCTTAAGATTTTCTGCAAAGCCGATACGAACATGATCGCGGTGAAAAAGGTCGCGGATCCCCGGCGCTTTGGGATCGTTGAGGTCAGCAACAAAAACGTAGTTAACGTGGTAGAAAAGCCCGAGATCCCGCCTTCCAACCTGGCGATTGTCGGTCTTTACTTTTTCCGAAAGATCGAAAAAGTGCACCAGGCGCTCGATCATATCATCAAAAAGAACATCCGCACAAAAGGTGAATACCAGCTCACCGACGGTTTAAAACGTATGATCCAGCAGGGCGAGCGATTCAAGACCGTCTCCATAACTCATTGGTTCGACTGCGGCACCCCGGACGCGATGATCGACACCAACCGGCACCTGCTGAAGACAACCCACTATTTCAAAAAAAGAAAAACTGCGGCTATAACCAGTCCGGTGTATATTTCGGATTCTGCGGTGGTCATAAATTCCATTATTGGTCCGGATGTTTCGATCAGCGCAAATGTATTTATCAGGGATTCAATTATCAAAGACTCGATCATAAATCGGGACGCAGTGATCGAGAACAGTCTTCTATCACGATCCATAATTGGACAGAACGCCGTGGTAAAAAGCAGTTATAAAAAGCTGAACGTCGGAGACCACTCGGTAATCGAACTTCCATAATGTTCTGCATGCTACCTACCATTTACTGCTTACTTCTTTTTGTCGCCATTGACCTAAATCCTCCGGATCTACGATCGCTTATCCAAACCGGCCTGGATTTTTCATATGTGGAGAACTTTGACAGCGCCCGGTGCTATTTCGATAATATCACCGCGTTGTACCCTGATAATCCAGCCGGGTATTTTTTCAACGCCGCGTTGTTGCAGCTGGAAATGATGGACGGATGCAACTTCGATCATGAGAAAGAGTTCTTTGACCTCATGAAAAAGGTCACCGCCATGTCACAGTCAATTATAAAAGCTGGTCCTGATCCATGGGCGCAATTCTACCTGGGATCGGCTTATGCCTACCGTGCCGTGTACGAAGGTCTGAAAAAGAATTATCTCGAGACTTTCAGTTATGGTGTAAAGGGCGGCCGCATGCTTCAGGATATTGTCAAACAAGATCCATCCTTTTATGATGCGTACCTGGGCTGTGCAACATTCGAGTATTTCTGGGCGCGTGCCGCGCGGTACCTGCCCATCCTGAAGCTTGCCGGTGGCAATGCCGAGGAAGCGATCCGGAAAATGCATGTAGCGGCGGAGAAAAGCCTATATTCAGGGCCGACCGCCCTGAATTCGCTGGTCTTCATATATGGCGAAGAAGGCAAGTACGGCGAGGCCATGATGATCGCCGACAGCCTGCTGGCGCAGTATCCAGGATCCAAGACCTTCCTGTGGAATAAAGCTGAACTGGAATACAAACGCAAACACTATGCTGCAGCCCAGGAACTGTACGCCGCTCTTTTCGAGCGATACGACGAAAGCGCCGGCAACAAGAATTACTCCAACCTGGCACAGTGCAAACTCTTTTCAGGCAAGTGTTCTTTCGAGCTCAAGGACAGGGACGCGGCGCGAACCGCCCTCAAAGAAGTCCTGCAGTACAAACAATATTCGGCGCGTTACCCCAAGATCAAGGAATACTGCCGCGAAGCGTATGCATTGCTGAGCAAACTGCTATGAACGAAAGTAACTCTAAATCCGAAATCCTAAATTCTAAACAAATTCTAATTTCCAAAATTCAAAGTTTAGAACATTTGGCATTTGTGACTTTGATATTATTTAGGATTTAGTGCTTAGGATTTAGGATTTAAATATGCCATGCTCTATCAAAATGATAACAGGAACATTTTAATGATACGATGATAAAATTATTAATGATCTCTTATTATTGGCCTCCTTTGGGCGGGCCGGGAGCCATCCGTCCCGTAAAATTCGCCAAGTATCTGCCCCGGTTCGGATTTGAGCCGATCGTCATAACGCGCAGGGCGATCGCGTACCATTCGCTCGATGGATCACTGGGGCGGGAAACCGAGCAGGTACGTACGATCCGGACTGAGTCACTTGACCCGGCGCGAATATTCTACTTTGCGGGAATGCGCCTATACCGGCCCAGACCGTGGCATGTCCCCGTCAAAAAAGCGCTGAATTTCCCTGACAGCAAGCTTCCGTGGATCCCATTTGCTTACCAGGCAGGTTTGAAAGTGGATTTTGATGTCATTTTTGTGACTGCTCCGCCTTTCAGTTCATTTATCACCGGTTACCTGCTCGCAAAGAAAACCGGAAAGCCCCTGGTCCTCGATTTTCGCGATGCCTGGCTGGAATTCCCTTTTCTTAGATACGATACCAAAGCGGAAAAGAAATTCGTTTCATATTGGGAAGAAAAAGTGTGCCGCTCGGCCGACCTGATCGTTGTTGTTGACGAGAATATCAGGGATGCCCTGACCGCCAAATACTCAGGCCAGCGTCCCAAAATCCATGTCATACCAAACGGTTATGACCCCGATGATTTTGCTGCAGCCGCACTGCCTGAGACCTTTACCATCTCTTACCTGGGAACGGTCAGGAAAGAACGGAACCCTCAAAATTTTTTAAAAAGCGTTGATGAACTGATCCGGGAAAAGCGATTGTCAAACGCTGACATCAGGCTAAAATTCATCGGGCACATTGAAGAGCATTATCTCGATCTGATCAGACCATATGGATTCGCGAAATGCCTTGGCCATCTCAATTACCGGGAAGCGCTGCGCGAATTTTCGAGCGCGCATGCCACCCTCATGATCACGACCGGCGA
This genomic interval from bacterium contains the following:
- the ileS gene encoding isoleucine--tRNA ligase, with protein sequence MNFKPVPKDLNFPEIERRIQKFWDDNNVFESYRVKNKGKKKWSFQDGPITANNPMGVHHAWGRTYKDIFQRYRTMKGFEQRYQNGFDCQGLWVEVEVEKELNFKSKKDIEKYGIGSFIKQCMDRVHKYSKVQTEQSIRLGMWMDWGDWNTPLDDKDWLKKCHSYFTMSDSNNYTIWHFLKKCFERGVIYKGTDVLPWCARCGTAISDMEIATEGYQEMSHKAVFIRFKLQGRDNEYLLVWTTTPWTLTSNTGVAVHPDFTYVKIENEGSVYYLTKNLTKVLRGPHEVLGEIKGKDMLGWTFDGPYDHLSAQKGVVHKIIPWDLVSESEGTGMVHIAPGCGKEDFALGKEFGLAVIAPLDELGFYMEGFDWLSGKNVKDVTEPIIEDLKKRGVLYHVEDFSHRYPVCWRCDSELIFRLVDEWYISMNMLRHEIADVTRQVKSWIPKDGLARELDWLKNMSDWCISKKRYWGLALPIWECACGHFTVIGSREELKAKTVQGWDKFDGNSPHRPWIDEIKIKCDKCGALMSRIPDVGNPWLDAGIVPYSTVRPPDDMHRLENGYPYDRKYWQEWFPADFITECFPGQFRNWFYAILTMSTVLEKKAPFKYLLGHALVRDEQGEDMHKSKGNAIWFEDAAEHMGADCMRWMFAKHNPVINLNFGFGPAAEIKRILLTLWNIYSFFVTYANIDKFDPTGKKIDNKNLTKLDRWIISRINSLIKTCDAYYETYDVASVVKGLETSFDDLSNWYLRRNRRRFWKSENDRDKETAYLVLYDCLVKLTKLVSPIMPFFTEELYQNLVKSADEKAALSVHLCDFPAVDESMIDTKLENEITLARTIVSLGRSARNSKIIKVRQPLAELIISLPKDAAALDDEDKTVILEELNIKKIKEMAENIIGKFSRYTVAPKFETLGPRVGMLINRVAAWLKSLSDQEINTLSSTGVLKNTFEGTEVTVLKDDVELKLTAIEGWAIAKEEDCGVCINTNISEDLENEGLIRELIHKIQLMRKAADFNLTDRIRITYQTETKLAEAINKNLDYLKNETLALEVVKAATAETKGEISQSLNINNLKIQVALSRVK
- a CDS encoding sugar phosphate nucleotidyltransferase, producing MNVIIPVAGEGVRLKPHTHMLPKSLLHVAGNTILGHILESLKPLKISRVVIVLGSKADEITSFCRNYPVKFKFQFVTQHKRLGLGHAIHTGARGLNGPTLVLLGDTIIDHNLKIFCKADTNMIAVKKVADPRRFGIVEVSNKNVVNVVEKPEIPPSNLAIVGLYFFRKIEKVHQALDHIIKKNIRTKGEYQLTDGLKRMIQQGERFKTVSITHWFDCGTPDAMIDTNRHLLKTTHYFKKRKTAAITSPVYISDSAVVINSIIGPDVSISANVFIRDSIIKDSIINRDAVIENSLLSRSIIGQNAVVKSSYKKLNVGDHSVIELP
- a CDS encoding glycosyltransferase family 4 protein, which translates into the protein MIKLLMISYYWPPLGGPGAIRPVKFAKYLPRFGFEPIVITRRAIAYHSLDGSLGRETEQVRTIRTESLDPARIFYFAGMRLYRPRPWHVPVKKALNFPDSKLPWIPFAYQAGLKVDFDVIFVTAPPFSSFITGYLLAKKTGKPLVLDFRDAWLEFPFLRYDTKAEKKFVSYWEEKVCRSADLIVVVDENIRDALTAKYSGQRPKIHVIPNGYDPDDFAAAALPETFTISYLGTVRKERNPQNFLKSVDELIREKRLSNADIRLKFIGHIEEHYLDLIRPYGFAKCLGHLNYREALREFSSAHATLMITTGDEYFFPSRQNEYLAAGLPIIVCGRSSGMHRLESAFSRGYPGWIFDYDDRSGLKQKIMDLYGRFKKHEITRQEMPFKEYTRQNLTGKLCDLIKKKACRQNNTAVQAGSRSKEQ